In Citrus sinensis cultivar Valencia sweet orange chromosome 4, DVS_A1.0, whole genome shotgun sequence, one DNA window encodes the following:
- the LOC102619139 gene encoding glucan endo-1,3-beta-glucosidase 7 translates to MASSSSLAFALLIVLSLLHSTSSSRPLIGVTYAPPILAPTIANPHPPPPPPPDRVASIVTSLNIPAVRLPNSDPSLIRAFAYTNTTILLSIPNAFVPTLAANRTLAQRWLYRHVLPFYPRSKISLISVGNDIFDTTPDLSPFLLPAVRNVHLALHDLGIKKIPVSTTFSFFNIITTSFPPSSAQFQEPAGSLIMKPLLQFLEDTNSSFLVNVYPYNMYRLNCEIPLGFALFENYPFNFRDDLITGVRYTNLFDVMVDAVISAMAVAGHENIPVIVAETGWPSSGADASEVDATPALAEMYLKGLVAHLKSGMGSPLRREGVAEAYVYELVDIEVKGERSWGILHQNFTQKYEIEFSRACKIESVGGFRALLRFFLIGFLMNLLCAGDNWSLW, encoded by the coding sequence atggcttcttcttcttcgttgGCTTTCGCTCTCCTCATCGTCCTCTCTCTCCTCCACTCAACCTCCTCCTCACGCCCCCTCATCGGCGTCACTTACGCGCCCCCCATACTGGCCCCCACCATCGCAAACCCCCATCCCCCACCTCCGCCTCCACCGGATCGCGTCGCATCAATCGTAACATCCCTCAACATCCCCGCCGTCCGCCTCCCAAACTCCGACCCGTCGCTAATCCGAGCCTTCGCCTACACAAACACCACCATCCTCCTCTCAATTCCCAACGCCTTCGTGCCTACGTTAGCCGCTAACCGCACGTTAGCCCAGCGCTGGCTCTACCGCCACGTCCTCCCCTTCTACCCGCGCTCCAAAATATCACTCATCTCCGTCGGTAACGACATCTTCGATACGACGCCGGATTTGTCCCCCTTCCTTCTCCCCGCCGTGAGAAATGTCCATTTAGCCCTCCACGATCTCGGCATCAAAAAGATCCCCGTCTCCACcactttctctttcttcaacATCATCACGACGTCGTTTCCCCCTTCATCCGCTCAGTTTCAAGAGCCCGCTGGGAGTCTCATCATGAAGCCGCTGCTTCAGTTCTTGGAAGACACCAACTCGTCTTTCTTGGTCAATGTTTATCCCTACAACATGTACCGTCTTAACTGCGAGATCCCGTTAGGGTTTGCTCTGTTCGAAAACTACCCTTTCAATTTCCGAGACGATTTGATCACCGGGGTGAGGTACACGAATCTTTTTGACGTAATGGTGGATGCTGTGATTAGTGCCATGGCAGTGGCGGGTCATGAGAATATTCCGGTGATCGTGGCGGAGACGGGGTGGCCGAGCTCCGGCGCTGATGCAAGTGAAGTCGACGCGACGCCGGCATTGGCGGAAATGTACTTGAAGGGTTTGGTGGCGCATTTGAAATCTGGGATGGGCTCGCCGCTGAGAAGAGAAGGAGTTGCAGAGGCGTACGTTTATGAATTGGTTGATATAGAAGTTAAAGGAGAGAGGAGTTGGGGGATTTTGCATCAGAATTTTACTCAGAAGTATGAGATTGAGTTCTCAAGGGCTTGCAAGATTGAATCTGTTGGTGGGTTTAGGGCTTTGTTAAGGTTTTTCCTGATTGGTTTCTTGATGAATTTGCTCTGTGCTGGCGATAATTGGAGCTTGTGGTAG